A genomic window from Nitrospirota bacterium includes:
- the csrA gene encoding carbon storage regulator CsrA — MLILTRKSGEGVRIGEDISFVILEIKGNQVRIGIEAPKNTQVHRDEVYEKIKAENIKAAASTTENLQRLFTLWIDKRKGNEGGI, encoded by the coding sequence ATGCTAATTCTGACAAGGAAGTCAGGTGAGGGGGTAAGGATTGGGGAGGATATAAGTTTTGTCATCCTGGAGATAAAAGGGAATCAGGTCAGGATTGGGATAGAAGCCCCGAAGAATACCCAGGTTCATCGTGATGAGGTCTATGAAAAGATAAAAGCCGAAAATATAAAGGCTGCAGCATCAACCACAGAGAATCTGCAAAGACTCTTCACGCTGTGGATAGATAAAAGAAAAGGAAATGAAGGGGGTATATGA
- the fliS gene encoding flagellar export chaperone FliS, whose amino-acid sequence MQQLSEYRKAEVNTSDRVKIISMLYDGAINFIRVARKRMELGDIAGKGLYIGKASSVVGELMSSLDMEAGGNISKNLSRLYDFVQDRLITANMKNDERSLNEAEKVLDLLRSAWKELGRDNTVDIPKEAISAGMDLRV is encoded by the coding sequence ATGCAACAATTATCAGAGTACAGGAAGGCAGAAGTTAATACATCAGACAGGGTAAAGATTATTTCAATGCTGTATGACGGAGCCATCAATTTTATCAGGGTTGCAAGAAAGAGGATGGAGCTTGGTGACATTGCAGGTAAGGGACTTTATATCGGCAAGGCCTCCTCAGTGGTTGGCGAGCTAATGAGCTCGCTCGACATGGAGGCAGGCGGGAATATCTCTAAAAATCTCAGCAGGCTCTATGATTTTGTCCAGGACAGGCTAATCACTGCAAACATGAAAAACGACGAAAGGTCGCTTAACGAGGCTGAAAAGGTCCTTGATCTATTGAGGTCTGCATGGAAAGAGTTAGGCAGGGATAACACGGTTGATATTCCCAAAGAGGCAATCTCTGCCGGGATGGATCTCAGGGTATGA
- the fliD gene encoding flagellar filament capping protein FliD, with translation MSTFSVSGLSSGINSDEIISKLMELERRPVSLLQSKKTAYNDKITAYSDLASKVSAFKTAADSLKTTSNFYAKKASVSDSTVLDASATNSSPAGSYTIASHSTAGKIQLAQTEQKSHTAGTVALTTSVNDSGSGKVFQYTYAGTQRSITVANGTTLEGLRDLVNSDSGNPGVTATVIYDGSVYKLALTGNDSGSAKTISIDAGTTLDGTGSTVNFTSSSFTTNQTAQDAMLRINGIDITSSSNTVSGVVAGLTITLKKESTSSVTVAVTNDTDSIKKKIEDFVKAYNDVINYVASKSTWDSTSRTGGPLFGDATARDVVRRLKELAISTVSAASSDVDSLTKIGITTNSKDGTLSVNSTTLGDKLASKIDDVVKLFATTTTGIANLMWSYSDTVTKSTDGALTIRKSGLQTVVNNIAGNITSLETRLNKIEDDLRKRFSSLETLLNGLTSQGTFLSSQITQWNK, from the coding sequence ATGTCTACTTTTTCTGTTTCCGGTCTGAGTTCCGGTATTAATTCTGATGAAATTATCTCCAAGCTTATGGAGTTAGAACGCCGTCCAGTATCACTTCTGCAAAGTAAAAAGACTGCCTACAATGATAAAATAACGGCTTACAGTGACCTTGCGTCAAAGGTTTCTGCGTTTAAGACAGCTGCTGATTCACTGAAGACAACATCCAACTTTTATGCAAAGAAGGCATCGGTCAGTGATAGCACTGTTTTAGATGCCTCGGCTACGAACTCTTCACCTGCCGGCAGCTATACAATAGCATCTCATTCTACTGCAGGAAAGATACAGCTCGCGCAGACAGAACAGAAATCGCATACGGCAGGCACTGTCGCCCTTACAACAAGCGTAAATGACAGCGGCTCCGGCAAGGTCTTTCAGTATACCTATGCAGGCACCCAGAGATCAATTACCGTTGCAAATGGCACGACCCTTGAGGGTCTCAGGGACCTTGTCAACAGCGACTCAGGTAACCCCGGGGTTACTGCTACGGTAATATATGATGGTTCTGTTTATAAGCTGGCGCTTACTGGTAATGACAGCGGAAGCGCAAAGACCATCAGCATTGATGCCGGAACAACCCTGGATGGCACAGGCAGTACAGTAAATTTTACCAGCAGCTCATTTACGACGAATCAGACTGCCCAGGATGCTATGCTCAGGATAAATGGCATTGATATAACAAGCAGCTCAAATACAGTATCAGGTGTTGTTGCTGGTTTAACCATCACCCTGAAAAAGGAATCCACAAGCTCTGTTACTGTTGCAGTTACAAACGATACAGACTCAATAAAGAAAAAGATCGAGGACTTTGTAAAGGCCTACAACGATGTAATTAATTATGTAGCTTCAAAGTCGACATGGGACAGCACTTCCAGGACCGGAGGACCTTTATTCGGAGATGCAACGGCAAGGGATGTGGTAAGAAGATTGAAAGAGCTGGCCATAAGTACAGTTTCAGCCGCTTCATCTGATGTGGATTCCCTTACAAAGATTGGCATAACTACCAACTCAAAGGATGGGACACTTTCTGTAAACAGCACAACATTGGGTGACAAGCTTGCATCAAAGATAGATGATGTAGTCAAGCTATTTGCAACGACCACGACCGGCATAGCCAACCTGATGTGGAGTTACTCCGATACCGTCACTAAATCTACTGATGGCGCCCTGACTATCAGAAAAAGTGGACTTCAAACTGTTGTTAATAATATTGCAGGTAATATAACTTCCCTCGAAACAAGATTGAATAAAATAGAGGACGATCTGCGAAAAAGATTTTCATCATTGGAGACACTTCTGAACGGACTAACGTCACAGGGGACATTTTTGAGCAGTCAGATTACACAATGGAATAAATAA
- the fliT gene encoding flagellar protein FliT yields MSSERVCSLYKNLLGLAEDQLNALREERFEAALEYPEKRQIIINEIQNLDALYKDDHEAGDFSHEIRVHIEKILTIDTEMQNFLKNELNSISHRLEAVRKAKTFSRNITYHQKSDTLDISA; encoded by the coding sequence ATGAGCAGTGAAAGAGTCTGCAGCCTGTACAAAAACCTCCTCGGACTGGCAGAGGATCAGTTAAATGCCCTCAGGGAAGAAAGGTTTGAAGCAGCGTTAGAATATCCCGAAAAACGTCAGATAATCATCAATGAGATTCAGAATCTTGACGCTCTATACAAGGATGATCATGAGGCGGGTGATTTCTCCCATGAAATCAGAGTCCATATAGAAAAAATACTTACGATTGATACGGAAATGCAAAACTTCCTGAAGAATGAACTGAATTCAATCTCCCATAGACTGGAGGCCGTCCGGAAGGCCAAAACCTTTTCCAGAAACATCACTTATCATCAAAAAAGCGACACGCTTGATATCAGTGCATAA
- the flgL gene encoding flagellar hook-associated protein FlgL — MRVSNKEMFNTVMGNLHRNMEKLLEYQNSASSGRRIIKPSDDPAGATKILDYNTAISRTEQYQRNINNATAFLNATETAVSATQDNFIRVKELAIFALNGSNNAADRRSMAKEVQQLYEQVRQIANTKYDDRYIFSGLRTDAAPYDFTDSYNGTASPGGKMDIEIDTGSTISINVPGYDVFGSATDGTDILATLNNLKTAMENNDVNGIEGAMTDLEAGMDQVNNARAGIGARLNRLETAKNHFDKLQFDLAKYKSDTEDADITKIISDMTLQQSMLEASRATAARVLQLSILDFLR, encoded by the coding sequence ATGCGTGTTTCAAATAAAGAGATGTTTAATACTGTTATGGGAAACCTGCACCGGAATATGGAGAAGCTTCTGGAATATCAGAATAGCGCCTCATCCGGCAGGAGGATTATAAAACCTTCAGATGACCCGGCCGGGGCCACAAAGATCCTGGACTATAATACAGCCATATCCAGGACAGAACAATATCAGCGGAACATAAATAATGCCACAGCCTTCCTGAATGCAACGGAGACTGCCGTATCAGCGACACAGGATAATTTTATTCGGGTAAAAGAGCTTGCCATATTTGCCCTCAACGGGAGTAACAACGCTGCTGACAGAAGATCCATGGCTAAGGAGGTGCAGCAGTTATATGAACAGGTGAGGCAAATTGCAAATACGAAATATGATGACAGATATATCTTTTCCGGTCTCAGAACGGATGCCGCTCCTTATGATTTTACAGACAGTTATAACGGTACTGCTTCTCCTGGCGGCAAAATGGACATTGAGATAGATACAGGCAGCACCATATCAATCAATGTGCCGGGTTATGATGTCTTTGGTTCTGCGACTGACGGGACAGACATCCTTGCAACATTGAATAATCTGAAAACGGCAATGGAGAATAATGATGTTAACGGGATTGAGGGTGCAATGACTGACCTTGAAGCCGGAATGGACCAGGTTAACAATGCACGTGCCGGGATTGGTGCCAGGTTAAACAGGCTGGAGACGGCAAAGAACCATTTTGATAAATTACAGTTTGATCTTGCAAAATACAAGAGTGATACTGAAGATGCAGATATTACTAAAATCATATCAGACATGACCTTGCAGCAAAGTATGCTGGAGGCATCCAGGGCAACAGCTGCCAGGGTGCTTCAGCTTTCCATTTTAGATTTTCTGAGGTAA
- a CDS encoding flagellin FliC, producing MSLVINTNLASLTAQRNLTKNNEALKLSIERLSSGLRINSAKDDAAGLAISEKLRAHVRSINQAVRNSQDGTSLTQVAEGAMGEISNILIRMRELAQQSANGSLGDTERGKLDQEYQALTAEINRIADITEFNGTKLLNGSLSSTGISLQVGFQNASGNTVNVLSGLSGAASLHSQSALGLTGASLTISVVASAAAALSMIDSAISNVAGKRGDIGAAQNRLEITISNLRVASENFSAAESRIRDADFAYETAVFTKNQILTQASMAVLSQANTIPQMALQLLK from the coding sequence ATGTCATTAGTTATAAACACGAACTTAGCATCATTGACTGCTCAAAGAAATCTTACCAAAAACAACGAAGCTCTGAAACTTTCCATAGAGAGACTGTCGTCAGGTCTGAGGATTAATTCCGCAAAGGATGATGCAGCAGGCCTTGCCATATCTGAGAAGTTAAGGGCTCACGTACGCAGCATCAACCAGGCTGTTAGAAACTCTCAGGATGGGACGAGTCTTACACAGGTGGCAGAAGGCGCCATGGGCGAGATAAGCAACATCCTGATCAGGATGAGGGAGCTCGCACAACAGTCGGCCAATGGCAGCCTTGGCGATACCGAAAGGGGAAAACTTGACCAGGAATATCAGGCATTGACGGCTGAGATAAACAGGATTGCCGATATTACAGAATTTAACGGTACTAAACTGCTGAATGGTTCACTCAGTTCGACAGGGATTTCACTGCAGGTGGGATTCCAGAATGCAAGTGGCAATACGGTAAATGTTCTTTCAGGACTCAGTGGTGCAGCATCTCTGCACTCTCAGAGTGCACTTGGACTTACAGGTGCGTCTCTAACCATCTCTGTTGTTGCAAGTGCAGCCGCTGCGCTATCCATGATTGACAGTGCAATCTCAAACGTCGCAGGTAAGAGAGGTGACATTGGCGCTGCTCAGAACAGACTGGAGATAACCATCTCCAATCTGAGGGTAGCTTCTGAGAATTTCTCAGCTGCAGAGTCACGTATCAGGGATGCTGATTTTGCCTATGAGACAGCCGTATTTACTAAAAACCAGATACTGACACAGGCATCAATGGCTGTTTTATCCCAGGCTAATACGATTCCACAGATGGCGCTTCAGCTCTTGAAGTAG
- a CDS encoding glycosyltransferase yields the protein MTTDNYYTISVIEAKSGRPSMRMISGDGSSKAVHSIYDPEAEAKTIADAFSFDGIGILVILGLGLGYHLAALISRFPKAMIIVVESSHEIYELAMKHGRTGEIEDRVRFIVGLPSDEAIKEIARFQMKAGMPPLAFFPLLPAISALPGYYNPVLSSLKKTVSVRFWERLRYPKFKEEITKIALIDFGYFLTSELDKAIRRLGHKVSKVPVRKGENGEVIVSRLLSSILEFKPDMFLTVNHLGFDEDGVLTSFFKSIDMPVASWYVDSPNLIVRAFDRNVSPCVTLFLWDKGYISDMKDMGFELVEYLPLATDTDVFKPLELSQKDLNRFSSDIGFAGNSMVEPVADKLEKVPFELHAIVERLAQYKSVLRGSFDDSLRILNKDEQEKIKVLPVLERLDLEAAVLWRATLLYRLSCMEMFREYRPGIHGDKGWHELLSRDFSIRPPLNYYRELPLFYNACKINFNATNLQMGRAVNQRVFDVPACGAFLLTDDQDALRDLFDTGKEVITYKDKEEIPDLLKFYLKNPQERMRIAERGRERVVREHTYVHRIKMLTDSMKRRYS from the coding sequence ATGACTACTGACAATTATTATACTATATCCGTTATTGAGGCAAAGAGCGGAAGGCCGTCAATGAGAATGATCTCAGGTGATGGATCCTCAAAAGCAGTCCATAGTATATACGACCCGGAGGCTGAGGCAAAGACTATTGCGGATGCCTTTTCATTTGACGGTATAGGCATCCTTGTCATCCTGGGATTAGGGCTTGGATATCATCTGGCGGCACTTATCAGCAGGTTTCCGAAAGCCATGATTATCGTGGTTGAGTCAAGTCATGAGATATACGAATTGGCAATGAAACACGGAAGGACTGGAGAGATTGAAGATAGAGTCAGATTCATAGTTGGATTACCTTCTGATGAGGCTATTAAGGAAATTGCCAGATTTCAGATGAAGGCCGGCATGCCTCCTCTTGCCTTTTTCCCCCTGTTGCCGGCCATTTCAGCACTCCCTGGTTACTACAATCCTGTCCTGAGCTCTTTAAAAAAAACGGTATCAGTCAGATTCTGGGAGAGGCTCAGATATCCCAAGTTTAAAGAGGAGATTACGAAGATAGCCCTTATAGATTTTGGTTATTTCCTGACTTCTGAACTGGATAAGGCTATAAGAAGGCTTGGTCACAAGGTTTCAAAGGTTCCTGTAAGGAAAGGCGAGAATGGAGAGGTCATTGTGTCGCGTTTGTTGAGCAGCATCCTTGAGTTCAAACCGGATATGTTCCTTACAGTAAACCATCTTGGTTTTGATGAGGATGGGGTTTTAACATCATTTTTCAAATCCATAGATATGCCAGTGGCATCTTGGTATGTTGACAGCCCGAATCTTATTGTCAGGGCGTTTGACAGGAATGTGTCTCCCTGTGTCACTCTCTTCTTATGGGATAAGGGATACATAAGCGATATGAAGGACATGGGTTTTGAACTGGTCGAATATCTTCCTCTTGCTACGGATACTGACGTGTTCAAACCTCTTGAATTAAGCCAAAAGGACCTGAACAGATTCAGTTCGGATATCGGTTTTGCAGGCAACTCTATGGTTGAGCCGGTAGCTGATAAACTGGAAAAGGTGCCCTTTGAACTCCACGCAATTGTCGAAAGGTTAGCGCAGTACAAAAGTGTCCTGCGCGGGTCCTTCGATGATTCACTGAGAATATTGAATAAGGATGAGCAGGAGAAAATAAAGGTTCTTCCTGTCCTGGAAAGACTCGATCTTGAGGCCGCTGTGCTCTGGAGGGCAACACTTCTGTACAGACTCTCCTGTATGGAGATGTTTAGAGAATACAGACCGGGGATTCACGGGGATAAGGGCTGGCACGAACTCTTAAGCAGAGATTTCAGTATCAGGCCACCGCTGAATTATTACAGAGAACTCCCGCTTTTCTACAATGCCTGCAAGATAAATTTCAACGCTACGAATCTGCAGATGGGGAGAGCCGTTAATCAGAGGGTCTTTGATGTGCCTGCCTGCGGGGCATTCCTTTTAACGGATGACCAGGATGCGTTAAGAGATCTCTTCGATACAGGTAAGGAGGTCATTACTTATAAAGACAAGGAGGAGATTCCAGATCTTTTGAAGTTTTACCTGAAAAATCCTCAGGAAAGAATGCGCATAGCTGAACGTGGGAGAGAAAGGGTTGTGAGGGAGCATACATACGTACACAGAATAAAAATGTTGACTGACAGCATGAAGAGGCGATATTCCTGA
- a CDS encoding flagellar protein FlaG: MNENNNVDLKAVGVHDYAVPLKTDKNTGYGVKETPVAPVAEERANQENKKAEISNAISDLERFYSRTIRFEVDSESDAVTVKVIDKESGEVIRQIPSAELVELSRKIKEYNMHILDVVA, translated from the coding sequence ATGAACGAAAATAACAATGTTGATTTAAAAGCAGTGGGAGTGCATGACTACGCTGTTCCGTTAAAGACAGATAAAAATACGGGATATGGGGTCAAAGAGACCCCGGTGGCACCTGTGGCGGAGGAGAGGGCAAATCAGGAAAATAAAAAAGCAGAGATATCAAATGCTATTTCCGATCTTGAACGCTTTTACAGCAGGACCATTCGATTTGAGGTTGATAGTGAGTCAGATGCCGTAACAGTCAAGGTAATTGATAAAGAGAGCGGGGAAGTCATCAGGCAGATACCTTCGGCTGAGCTTGTTGAGCTATCCAGGAAGATCAAAGAATATAACATGCATATATTGGATGTAGTTGCTTAG
- a CDS encoding flagellar assembly protein FliW has protein sequence MKLCTTRFGEIDIDENKIMIFHSGLLGFPDVKRYVLLNHMNNPDVPFKWLQAVDDPDLVFVVIDPLLFSYDYVRDIEEHNVRELNIAGTDDLCIIVIVTIPNELPELMTANLQGPLIVNLRTREAKQIVLLDERYPLRYPVFQDSPVLNP, from the coding sequence ATGAAACTCTGCACAACCAGATTTGGCGAGATTGACATAGACGAAAATAAGATCATGATATTTCATAGTGGCCTGCTTGGCTTTCCTGATGTAAAGCGCTACGTTTTGTTAAACCATATGAATAATCCTGATGTCCCCTTCAAATGGCTTCAGGCTGTTGATGATCCTGATCTTGTATTTGTGGTAATAGACCCATTGCTATTCAGCTATGATTATGTTCGTGACATAGAGGAGCACAACGTCAGAGAACTTAATATAGCAGGTACGGACGACCTTTGTATCATTGTGATCGTAACTATACCCAATGAGTTACCGGAGTTGATGACAGCAAATCTGCAGGGACCTCTTATTGTAAATCTCAGGACGAGGGAGGCAAAACAGATAGTGCTCTTAGATGAAAGATATCCACTCAGGTATCCTGTATTTCAGGACAGTCCTGTCCTCAATCCGTAG
- a CDS encoding glycosyltransferase gives MKISISMITLNEEKNIARALSSCTFADEIVVVDGGSTDGTLDILRSHGKVVLIQQAWEGHFGKQRQISLDNCSGDWVVRLDADEAFSQIIEENIRAVLESTPPDTAGYFIRQCNLVGDEKYYSNSADNYENIPRIWRNLKVARWEGRVHEILKGLEGGLARQWDAYIVHYGLLDKKRLWNKGEQYSQIEEAGFNSPEELIYRDYDVQLRPSRSRVSSWVPPYPPEKRSGLPGVAILRGPNLNLWEMQNYEPLCKSFDITSYTTNQPSFDISHINVPIVKLPPHPKNPAYMVGLEAELLDKDIIYTADITWIFTYQAAIMKQKFGKRIVALEWENIPFAYEEDGQMREMKRFNRQMVDHFIAVTERAKDALILEGVPEEKISVIPMGINIDRFRPDEESGTRLRRELGIGKSEKVILFTGRMVWEKGIYDLLYAAGLLELDCHMENDAVRFLIVGKGPESECVKNRVRELGLEHLFTFMESYPYHRMHEMFNMADIFVLPSISARTWKEQFGMVLIEAMACGLPVISTCSGSIPEVVGDAGILVQSNDPRGLYQAIKGLLNNGEHRMELRKKGMERAIREYDSNKIAMKVGQLFEELLQSSVQNQKGTDEAIGRDYFRQGRREVEALVPVEAMRILDVGCGEGILGKRLLDRGAAEVVGIEVDPAASERAKENLSRVLQGDAEFLELPYEEGYFDCIICADVLEHLKEPLIALRRFNRYLADSGTIIASIPNVRYYGVINMLVEGEWKYQDHGILDKTHLRFFAKKDIDTLFKEAGFEITGIAVNMDPGYTSLNAPFSEEISFGRVKLRGVSHEELKDLFVIQYLVKAEKAGNKKMYDAMNTAIDSGDFGKAIDILEEYLEQHPADADSLYRHADVCYRMGQPDKALDSIDKLLLFEPERSDAIELKSKISMVSSRG, from the coding sequence ATGAAGATATCCATTTCAATGATTACACTGAATGAGGAAAAGAATATAGCAAGGGCGCTGAGTTCATGTACCTTTGCCGACGAAATAGTTGTTGTGGACGGTGGGAGTACGGACGGCACGCTGGATATACTCAGATCACACGGTAAAGTTGTGCTTATACAACAGGCATGGGAAGGCCATTTTGGGAAACAGCGGCAGATCTCTCTTGATAATTGTTCCGGAGACTGGGTGGTGCGCCTTGATGCAGATGAGGCATTTTCTCAGATTATTGAGGAAAATATAAGGGCCGTGCTTGAATCAACCCCGCCTGATACAGCCGGCTATTTTATCCGTCAGTGTAATCTTGTTGGAGATGAAAAATATTATTCAAATAGTGCGGATAACTATGAAAATATTCCGAGAATATGGCGTAACCTCAAAGTAGCCAGATGGGAAGGGCGGGTACATGAAATATTGAAAGGACTTGAGGGTGGATTAGCCAGACAGTGGGATGCATACATTGTACATTATGGTTTACTCGATAAAAAAAGGTTATGGAACAAAGGTGAGCAATATTCACAGATTGAAGAAGCCGGTTTCAATTCCCCGGAAGAACTAATCTACAGGGACTATGATGTCCAGTTAAGACCGTCAAGGTCCAGAGTCAGCAGTTGGGTTCCTCCGTATCCTCCTGAGAAGAGATCCGGACTCCCAGGGGTTGCAATTTTAAGAGGGCCTAATCTGAATCTCTGGGAGATGCAGAACTATGAACCGCTTTGCAAATCCTTTGACATCACATCATATACAACAAATCAACCCAGTTTTGACATATCCCATATAAATGTTCCAATAGTTAAACTTCCTCCCCACCCCAAAAATCCTGCCTATATGGTTGGCCTTGAGGCTGAACTCCTGGATAAGGATATTATTTATACTGCTGATATTACATGGATATTCACATATCAGGCTGCTATTATGAAACAGAAATTCGGGAAGAGGATTGTTGCCCTCGAGTGGGAAAACATCCCCTTTGCCTACGAAGAAGACGGGCAGATGAGAGAGATGAAGCGGTTTAACCGGCAGATGGTGGATCACTTTATTGCGGTCACGGAAAGGGCAAAGGACGCTTTGATACTGGAGGGGGTTCCGGAGGAGAAGATATCTGTTATCCCAATGGGAATAAATATAGACAGATTCAGACCTGATGAAGAGTCGGGTACAAGGTTAAGAAGGGAATTGGGAATCGGCAAAAGTGAAAAGGTTATTCTATTTACAGGACGGATGGTTTGGGAAAAGGGGATTTATGACCTGCTTTATGCAGCCGGGCTGCTTGAGCTTGATTGTCATATGGAAAATGATGCCGTAAGATTTCTTATTGTAGGTAAAGGCCCGGAATCAGAATGTGTTAAAAACAGGGTCAGGGAACTTGGTTTAGAACACCTTTTTACATTCATGGAAAGCTACCCATACCACAGGATGCATGAGATGTTTAACATGGCCGATATTTTTGTCCTGCCAAGTATCTCTGCAAGGACATGGAAGGAACAGTTCGGTATGGTCCTGATAGAGGCGATGGCCTGCGGTCTTCCGGTCATATCAACCTGTTCCGGCTCTATTCCTGAGGTGGTGGGTGATGCCGGTATCCTTGTTCAGTCTAACGATCCGAGGGGCCTTTATCAGGCAATAAAAGGACTTTTAAATAACGGGGAACATAGGATGGAGTTGAGAAAGAAAGGGATGGAAAGGGCTATCAGGGAATATGACTCAAATAAAATAGCCATGAAGGTTGGACAGTTGTTTGAAGAATTGTTACAGTCCTCTGTTCAGAATCAAAAAGGAACAGATGAGGCCATTGGCAGGGATTACTTTCGTCAGGGAAGAAGAGAAGTTGAGGCACTCGTACCTGTGGAAGCCATGAGGATTCTGGATGTCGGTTGCGGAGAGGGTATCCTCGGAAAACGGTTGCTGGACAGGGGGGCTGCTGAAGTTGTTGGTATTGAGGTTGATCCTGCGGCGAGTGAAAGGGCAAAAGAGAACCTGTCACGCGTTTTACAGGGAGATGCAGAGTTTCTGGAACTTCCTTATGAGGAAGGCTATTTTGACTGTATTATATGTGCCGATGTACTGGAACATCTTAAGGAACCATTAATAGCCCTCAGGAGATTCAACCGGTATCTTGCTGATTCAGGCACCATAATCGCAAGTATCCCGAATGTCAGATACTACGGCGTAATAAACATGCTTGTTGAAGGGGAATGGAAGTATCAGGACCATGGTATCCTTGATAAAACCCATCTGAGATTCTTTGCAAAAAAAGATATAGATACACTGTTTAAAGAGGCAGGGTTTGAGATAACCGGGATAGCTGTTAATATGGATCCAGGTTACACTTCTCTGAATGCCCCGTTTTCAGAGGAGATATCCTTTGGGAGGGTGAAGCTCAGGGGGGTTTCACACGAAGAACTGAAAGACCTCTTCGTGATTCAATACCTGGTTAAGGCAGAAAAGGCCGGAAATAAAAAGATGTATGACGCCATGAATACTGCAATTGATTCCGGAGATTTTGGTAAGGCGATTGATATCCTGGAGGAGTATTTGGAGCAGCATCCGGCTGATGCGGATTCTCTGTACCGGCATGCGGATGTCTGCTACAGGATGGGTCAGCCTGACAAAGCGCTCGATAGTATTGATAAACTTCTCCTCTTTGAACCGGAAAGAAGTGATGCCATTGAGCTAAAAAGTAAAATCAGTATGGTATCTTCAAGAGGATAA